The Candidatus Binatia bacterium genome contains a region encoding:
- a CDS encoding HEAT repeat domain-containing protein yields the protein MLIWVVFAGFACDGGPRSAPEATALVSLLVQFDRGDVYERANARDALAALGSEAVPGLQERLASEQQGIRYHAARGLAAIEPIPMDALAIAVSSRDQRVREVAADALVERGAPSFLAFEVALTIPSHNVREDALASLGRIGPKSMPLIETAFADPDPRVRRAAVEALGSVGWRARSRLIALAKSEDKGVRRQAKEALRVLPKRPGRL from the coding sequence GTGCTTATCTGGGTGGTCTTCGCGGGGTTCGCGTGTGACGGGGGACCTCGGTCCGCGCCCGAAGCGACGGCCCTCGTCTCCTTGCTCGTGCAGTTCGACCGCGGGGACGTCTATGAGCGGGCGAACGCACGAGACGCTCTGGCCGCGTTGGGCAGCGAGGCTGTGCCTGGTCTGCAGGAGCGTCTCGCGAGCGAGCAGCAAGGGATTCGTTATCACGCGGCCCGGGGCCTCGCGGCGATCGAGCCTATCCCGATGGATGCGCTGGCTATCGCCGTCAGCAGTCGTGACCAAAGAGTCCGTGAGGTCGCCGCCGATGCACTCGTCGAACGGGGCGCTCCTTCGTTTCTTGCGTTCGAAGTAGCGCTGACCATTCCAAGCCACAACGTGCGAGAAGACGCGCTGGCCTCACTCGGACGGATCGGTCCGAAGTCGATGCCGCTGATCGAGACTGCGTTCGCGGATCCCGATCCGCGGGTGCGTCGCGCCGCCGTCGAGGCGCTCGGCAGTGTGGGTTGGCGAGCGCGGTCTCGCCTGATCGCTCTTGCGAAAAGTGAGGACAAGGGCGTGCGCCGCCAGGCAAAGGAAGCTCTCCGGGTGCTCCCGAAGAGGCCCGGGCGGTTGTAG